One window of Triticum dicoccoides isolate Atlit2015 ecotype Zavitan chromosome 5A, WEW_v2.0, whole genome shotgun sequence genomic DNA carries:
- the LOC119304227 gene encoding cyclin-dependent protein kinase inhibitor SMR1-like — MAAASPEFFKPPAAFSPRLHLLAADGADDDYHRCCRTPTGAGVGCLGQAATCPPAPRKPRPRPDAACRKRLFDVQVISLRFDDLDAIFRPSPPPPCHDHNNNNNNKKQQHRSRRSLGRLA, encoded by the coding sequence atggccgccgcctcgcccgAGTTCTTCAAGCCGCCCGCCGCCTTCtcgccgcgcctccacctcctcgccgccgacggCGCCGACGACGACTACCACCGCTGCTGCCGGACGCCCACGGGCGCCGGGGTCGGCTGCCTGGGCCAGGCCGCCACCTGCCCGCCGGCGCCGCGGAAGCCGCGcccgcgccccgacgccgcctGCCGGAAGCGCCTCTTCGACGTCCAGGTCATCAGCCTCCGCTTCGACGACCTCGACGCCATcttccgcccctcgccgccgccgccctgccacgaccacaacaacaacaacaacaacaagaagcagCAGCACCGGAGCCGCCGCTCGCTCGGCAGGCTCGCTTAA
- the LOC119304232 gene encoding UPF0548 protein At2g17695-like has protein sequence MAWGGLFLSLSRPTPEQQKSCLAAAGGFNYDTDLHGATHPKSPAALTTAEDSDRVLADRGFSVNRSRVLVGSGADTFRHAKSALLSWKHLALGWAEAEPGTPVKIGARFCICYKEVVPWVMFPLQIAYVTDDKYNGGKRGKGGVFAFGSGTLQGHLLAGEERFSVEVDAEERVWYEVVSFSKPAHPLSALCYPYVRLRQRHFARESGKAVLRHVAAACSSSRTPPPTQ, from the exons ATGGCATGGGGAGGCCTCTTCTTGAGCCTGAGCCGCCCCACACCGGAGCAGCAGAAGTCGTGCCTGGCGGCTGCCGGCGGCTTCAATTACGACACGGACCTCCATGGCGCCACCCACCCGAAATCACCAGCCGCATTAACAACCGCTGAAGACTCCGACAGGGTGCTGGCGGACCGCGGCTTCTCCGTGAACCGCTCGCGCGTCCTCGTCGGATCCGGCGCCGACACCTTCCGCCACGCCAAGTCGGCCCTCCTCTCCTGGAA GCATCTGGCGCTGGGGTGGGCGGAGGCGGAGCCGGGCACGCCGGTGAAGATCGGCGCGAGGTTCTGCATCTGCTACAAGGAGGTGGTCCCCTGGGTGATGTTCCCGCTGCAGATCGCCTACGTCACGGACGACAAGTACAATGGCGGCAAGCGCGGGAAAGGCGGCGTGTTCGCGTTCGGCAGCGGCACCCTGCAGGGCCATCTGCTG GCCGGGGAGGAGCGGTTCTCGGTGGAGGTGGACGCGGAGGAGCGGGTGTGGTACGAGGTGGTGTCCTTCTCCAAGCCGGCGCACCCGCTGTCGGCGCTGTGCTACCCCTACGTGCGCCTCCGGCAGAGGCACTTCGCGCGGGAGTCCGGCAAGGCGGTGCTCAGGCACGTCGCCGCCGCCTGCTCCTCCTCCAGGACGCCGCCGCCGACGCAGTGA